Proteins from a single region of Bogoriella caseilytica:
- a CDS encoding tripartite tricarboxylate transporter TctB family protein, which yields MNETLLKLALPGVLFVFAIGIIVQAFQMTGPLVESDGHIYPIVVASLLAVGSLSSMVVAVREPSTAVDAEVVAPVPAEGRERAAQESGPVATEQETATEDASQDRGASTRVLAVLGASTLYPVIMPLIGFHLATVLYATALSLLLQDRSWKGAGLGLAAGVGVTVFCHLVFIEVLNARLPSGSVF from the coding sequence ATGAACGAGACCCTGCTCAAGCTTGCCCTTCCCGGGGTGCTCTTCGTCTTCGCGATCGGAATCATCGTGCAGGCGTTCCAGATGACCGGACCACTGGTCGAGTCGGATGGGCACATCTACCCGATCGTGGTGGCGAGCCTGCTGGCCGTGGGTTCCCTCTCCTCCATGGTGGTGGCGGTCCGTGAACCGTCCACCGCCGTCGATGCGGAGGTAGTGGCTCCCGTGCCGGCGGAGGGGCGGGAGAGGGCGGCACAGGAGAGCGGCCCCGTGGCCACCGAGCAGGAGACCGCCACCGAGGACGCCAGCCAGGACCGCGGTGCCAGCACCCGGGTCCTCGCGGTGCTCGGCGCCAGCACTCTCTACCCCGTGATCATGCCGCTGATCGGTTTCCACCTGGCCACCGTGCTGTACGCCACCGCGCTGAGCCTGCTGCTGCAGGACCGCTCGTGGAAGGGAGCCGGCCTCGGGCTGGCGGCCGGGGTGGGCGTGACCGTCTTCTGCCACCTCGTCTTCATCGAGGTCCTCAACGCCCGCCTGCCCTCGGGGTCGGTGTTCTAG
- a CDS encoding Bug family tripartite tricarboxylate transporter substrate binding protein codes for MHGFTDLSAARRTGHRAVVLLAAGSLLTLAACSEDAEDYPTGSLEMMIPWTAGGGSDLSSRLFASHLEDHLGVSITPANEPGANGSLGWGSLAQDSNDGYNIGLLTYDVLSNEVLDPQAPAIEDFDILGQYEEQALFFYVRSDSEYESAEDLEGSSLMIGTSGMGGIDHQAPAELEGELGVEWQYTPFDGHADGLTNLLGGNIDAFVFTPNIAAEYVESGDLRILGTFAEERVEEYPDVPTFAELGYEVAPIASFRGIAAPAGLDEDVRATLVEAIAATAEDEEYLEAAEQAGNTPFYRSGEDFEAYMNDLRPVIEGLLTDMGLAEN; via the coding sequence ATGCACGGGTTTACTGATCTTTCAGCCGCGCGCCGCACCGGTCATCGCGCGGTCGTCCTGCTGGCCGCGGGGAGCCTGCTCACTCTGGCCGCCTGCTCCGAGGATGCCGAAGACTACCCGACCGGTTCGCTGGAGATGATGATCCCCTGGACCGCCGGCGGGGGCTCCGACCTGTCCTCCCGGCTCTTCGCGAGCCACCTCGAGGATCACCTGGGTGTCTCCATCACCCCCGCCAACGAGCCCGGCGCCAACGGCTCCCTGGGCTGGGGCAGTCTCGCCCAGGACTCCAACGACGGCTACAACATCGGGCTGCTCACCTACGACGTGCTCAGCAACGAGGTTCTCGACCCGCAGGCACCGGCCATCGAGGACTTCGACATCCTCGGCCAGTACGAGGAACAGGCATTGTTCTTCTACGTCCGCTCCGACAGCGAGTACGAGAGCGCCGAGGACCTCGAGGGCAGCTCGCTGATGATCGGCACCTCCGGCATGGGGGGCATCGACCACCAGGCACCGGCGGAACTGGAAGGCGAGCTCGGCGTCGAGTGGCAGTACACCCCCTTCGACGGACACGCCGATGGGCTGACGAACCTGCTGGGCGGAAACATCGACGCGTTCGTCTTCACCCCGAACATCGCCGCGGAGTACGTGGAGTCCGGCGATCTGCGCATCCTCGGCACCTTTGCCGAAGAGCGGGTGGAGGAGTACCCCGACGTGCCCACCTTCGCCGAGCTGGGCTACGAGGTCGCCCCCATCGCCTCCTTCCGTGGCATCGCCGCGCCCGCCGGTCTCGACGAGGACGTCCGCGCGACCCTGGTCGAGGCGATCGCCGCGACCGCCGAGGACGAGGAGTACCTCGAAGCCGCCGAACAGGCCGGCAACACGCCGTTCTACCGCTCCGGAGAGGACTTCGAGGCGTACATGAACGATCTGCGCCCGGTGATCGAGGGGCTCCTGACCGACATGGGCTTGGCCGAGAACTGA
- a CDS encoding tripartite tricarboxylate transporter permease: MDLLAILSAVFTPASLMWILIGALAGIVVGVIPGLTATVAIALLVPMTLDLDPLHSMLMLTGIFAGSMYSNSITSITLRTPGNPSGAVTIIDGYPLALKGQAGRAIGLAAYASAVGGVFSVLVLWLFSPMLASVALRFSPVEYFAVGILGLTTAVAISGGSRARALTAVTFGLVVGVIGTDPLTNLPRFTFGQSELRLGVPFLAAIIGVFAMAEVLRLAGVPGRKTRVVSSIGRVMPTRPDMRRTLRPVLRGSVLGTIVGILPGGGGSMASYLAYGDAKRKSKHPEEFGKGSIEGVAAPDAANSGMTGGAMVPLLTLGIPGDATTAVMLGALIIQGINPGPRLFESSGSDLVYPLFAGMLLANVAMVIMGLALAKPLASVALLPRTVLLPAIATLSFTGAFIATGQTYLLWITLIFGVIGYLMVRYDYPVAALALGLILGPILESNLRRGLMLNNDDPTVFLTRPISAGILGLAVLLLALSLFSTWRAKRRAAQQSSIPA; this comes from the coding sequence ATGGATCTGCTCGCCATCCTCTCGGCGGTGTTCACCCCCGCGAGCCTGATGTGGATCCTCATCGGCGCCCTGGCCGGCATCGTGGTGGGTGTTATCCCGGGCCTGACCGCCACCGTGGCCATCGCGCTGCTGGTGCCGATGACCCTGGACCTCGATCCGCTGCACTCGATGCTCATGCTCACCGGCATCTTCGCCGGAAGCATGTACTCCAACTCCATCACCTCGATCACGCTACGCACCCCCGGTAACCCCTCGGGTGCGGTGACGATCATCGACGGCTACCCCCTGGCGCTGAAGGGGCAGGCCGGCCGCGCCATCGGCCTGGCCGCCTACGCCAGCGCCGTCGGCGGGGTCTTCTCGGTGCTGGTGCTGTGGCTGTTCTCCCCGATGCTGGCCTCGGTGGCGCTGCGCTTCTCGCCGGTGGAGTACTTCGCTGTCGGGATCCTCGGGCTGACCACGGCCGTGGCCATCAGCGGCGGATCCCGCGCCCGGGCACTGACCGCCGTCACCTTCGGTCTGGTGGTGGGCGTGATCGGCACCGATCCGTTGACCAACCTGCCGCGCTTCACCTTCGGGCAGTCTGAGCTGCGGCTCGGGGTGCCCTTCCTCGCCGCGATCATCGGCGTCTTCGCCATGGCCGAGGTGCTGCGCCTGGCCGGGGTCCCCGGCCGCAAGACCCGGGTGGTGTCCTCCATCGGGCGGGTGATGCCCACCCGCCCGGACATGCGCCGCACCCTCCGCCCGGTGCTGCGTGGTTCCGTGCTCGGCACGATCGTGGGCATCCTGCCCGGCGGGGGCGGATCCATGGCCTCCTACCTCGCCTACGGTGACGCCAAGCGGAAGTCCAAGCACCCCGAGGAGTTCGGTAAGGGGTCCATCGAGGGCGTGGCGGCCCCCGATGCCGCCAACAGCGGCATGACGGGCGGGGCCATGGTGCCGCTGCTGACGCTGGGCATCCCCGGCGACGCCACCACCGCAGTCATGCTGGGCGCCCTGATCATCCAGGGCATCAATCCCGGGCCGCGCCTCTTCGAGAGCTCCGGTTCCGACCTGGTGTACCCGCTCTTCGCCGGCATGCTGCTGGCGAACGTGGCCATGGTGATCATGGGCCTGGCACTGGCCAAGCCGCTGGCCAGCGTGGCGCTCCTGCCCCGCACTGTCCTGCTGCCAGCCATCGCGACCCTGTCCTTCACCGGCGCCTTCATCGCCACCGGTCAGACCTACCTGCTGTGGATCACCCTGATCTTCGGGGTGATCGGCTACCTGATGGTGCGGTACGACTACCCGGTGGCAGCGCTGGCCCTCGGGCTCATCCTCGGGCCCATCCTGGAGTCCAACCTGCGCCGCGGGCTGATGCTCAACAACGACGACCCCACCGTCTTCCTCACCCGGCCGATCTCAGCGGGCATCCTCGGTCTCGCCGTGCTGCTGCTGGCGCTGTCGCTGTTCAGCACGTGGCGGGCCAAGCGCCGCGCCGCGCAACAGTCCAGCATTCCGGCGTGA
- a CDS encoding MFS transporter, which yields MSAGSAGGSPASAGAQVVAIAVATAVATLGVAPVFTLGAAAVFMQESIDFGPADLGLSVALFYVVAAFLGPSIGGLVGRWGSRRPMAVAAAACVVFMAAVALAPSRSMVLLLMPVAGIANSMAQLGANVHLSGAVGRSRQGVAFGVRRSSLPLASALAGAAVPAVALTAGWRYLFAVFAGLAALALAGVLSERRKVHPPAGGEASLSANQRRELRLLAVANILGMGAATAMATFLILFLTAEHTSAATAGTMGLLGGLSSVLARVLLGVSADRWRLPMLPLISVMILGGATALSIFALAGATWLVLAAVILGYAVGWGWTGLIDLYVVRNNPEAPGRATGVTYGGAAFGAGIGPLVVGWIIDGAGYTTAWWVCAAAFALAAVLALATRWRRT from the coding sequence GTGAGCGCGGGCTCCGCAGGAGGCTCGCCGGCATCGGCCGGTGCCCAGGTGGTCGCCATCGCCGTGGCCACTGCGGTGGCCACACTCGGCGTGGCTCCGGTGTTCACGCTGGGCGCTGCCGCGGTGTTCATGCAGGAGTCGATCGACTTCGGCCCGGCGGATCTGGGGCTCTCCGTCGCACTGTTCTACGTGGTCGCCGCCTTCCTCGGTCCGAGCATCGGTGGCCTGGTGGGGCGGTGGGGCTCGCGGCGGCCCATGGCGGTGGCGGCCGCGGCGTGCGTCGTGTTCATGGCCGCGGTGGCGCTGGCACCCTCGCGAAGCATGGTCCTGCTGCTGATGCCGGTGGCGGGCATTGCGAACAGCATGGCGCAGCTCGGCGCTAACGTGCACCTCTCCGGCGCGGTGGGCCGCTCCCGACAGGGCGTGGCCTTCGGCGTTCGCCGCTCCTCCCTGCCTCTGGCCTCCGCACTGGCCGGGGCCGCGGTCCCGGCGGTCGCACTGACCGCGGGCTGGCGCTACCTCTTCGCGGTCTTCGCCGGGCTCGCCGCACTGGCGCTGGCCGGAGTACTGAGCGAACGCCGCAAGGTGCACCCGCCGGCCGGCGGCGAAGCATCCCTGAGCGCGAACCAGCGCCGGGAGCTGCGGTTGCTGGCGGTGGCGAACATCCTCGGGATGGGCGCAGCCACCGCGATGGCCACCTTCCTCATTCTCTTCCTCACCGCCGAGCACACCTCCGCCGCGACCGCGGGCACCATGGGGCTGCTCGGCGGCCTGAGCTCGGTGCTGGCCCGCGTCCTGCTGGGCGTAAGTGCTGATCGCTGGCGATTGCCGATGCTCCCCTTGATCTCGGTGATGATCCTCGGCGGAGCCACCGCGCTGAGCATCTTCGCCCTGGCCGGGGCGACCTGGCTGGTGCTGGCCGCAGTCATCCTCGGTTACGCGGTGGGCTGGGGCTGGACCGGCCTGATCGACCTGTACGTGGTGCGGAACAACCCCGAGGCACCCGGCCGGGCCACCGGGGTGACGTACGGCGGCGCCGCTTTCGGTGCCGGGATCGGCCCACTGGTGGTGGGCTGGATCATCGACGGCGCGGGGTACACCACGGCATGGTGGGTCTGTGCCGCTGCCTTCGCCCTGGCCGCCGTCCTGGCCCTGGCCACCCGATGGAGGAGAACATGA